The following is a genomic window from Candidatus Marinimicrobia bacterium CG08_land_8_20_14_0_20_45_22.
GTAATCATCGAACAGGATTCTTACTACCACGATCTGAGCCAGATTCCAATGGACGCGCGGAGCCATCACAATTTTGACCATCCGGAATCTTATGACTTCGATCTGTTGAAGAATCAGATGAAATCTATCCTAAACGGCGAACATGTCAAGGTTCCCATATACGACTATAAAACCCACACTCGGTCGGCGGAAACGATTTCCGTCCACGGGCAGAAAATTATTGTCCTCGAAGGTATTATGGTGTTGTTTGACCCGGACCTG
Proteins encoded in this region:
- a CDS encoding uridine kinase (functions in pyrimidine salvage; pyrimidine ribonucleoside kinase; phosphorylates nucleosides or dinucleosides to make UMP or CMP using ATP or GTP as the donor), with protein sequence MNKNAILIGVAGGTGSGKTSMAKNIVRDFDPRQVVIIEQDSYYHDLSQIPMDARSHHNFDHPESYDFDLLKNQMKSILNGEHVKVPIYDYKTHTRSAETISVHGQKIIVLEGIMVLFDPDL